One Chloroflexota bacterium DNA window includes the following coding sequences:
- a CDS encoding M42 family metallopeptidase translates to MQIKEFLKKLSEASGVSGYEAGVRELVREEFSQYADEIRVDTMGNLIALKRGERVQQFPRRSIMLAGHMDEIGLLVTKLEKGFLRFSTVGGFDLRVLPGQEVIVHGRRDLPGIIATRPPHVLTPEEREQTTPLDQLFIDVGLPEDELSQLVRVGDVITLQRQFTELAGNLVAGKAFDDRAAVVCIAYCLQHLATMKHTWDVYAVATVQEEVGLKGALTSTFGLAPDIGIAIDVCHGNMIGVPEVDTANIGGGPAIAFGPNIHPLMYSRLVETAKAHEISYQPDPTPGPSGTDAWAMQVTQEGIPTALVSIPLRYMHTTVETLSLKDLERAGRLLALFIVNLNESFAQELGLKAG, encoded by the coding sequence GTGCAAATTAAAGAGTTCCTAAAAAAGCTCTCCGAAGCCAGCGGTGTCTCAGGTTATGAGGCGGGGGTACGCGAGTTGGTGCGTGAGGAGTTCTCTCAATATGCAGACGAGATACGCGTAGATACCATGGGCAATTTGATCGCCCTAAAACGCGGCGAAAGGGTTCAGCAATTTCCCCGTCGCAGCATCATGTTGGCTGGACACATGGACGAGATTGGCCTGCTAGTCACCAAACTGGAGAAGGGGTTCTTGCGTTTTTCCACTGTTGGTGGCTTTGACCTGCGGGTCCTTCCTGGCCAGGAAGTCATCGTGCATGGCCGGCGAGATCTGCCTGGCATCATAGCCACTCGCCCTCCCCATGTTCTAACCCCGGAAGAACGGGAACAGACTACGCCGCTGGATCAGTTGTTCATAGATGTAGGGCTACCTGAAGATGAACTGTCCCAACTGGTCCGCGTGGGCGATGTGATCACCCTGCAGCGGCAGTTTACTGAGCTAGCAGGTAATCTGGTTGCTGGCAAAGCATTTGATGACCGAGCGGCCGTGGTGTGCATTGCCTATTGCCTTCAGCACCTTGCTACAATGAAACACACTTGGGACGTATACGCTGTCGCCACGGTGCAGGAAGAAGTTGGCCTAAAGGGTGCCTTGACTAGCACTTTTGGACTTGCGCCCGATATTGGCATCGCCATTGATGTATGTCATGGCAATATGATTGGTGTCCCTGAAGTGGATACCGCCAATATCGGGGGAGGTCCGGCTATTGCATTCGGCCCAAATATCCATCCCCTGATGTACTCTCGTCTAGTAGAAACTGCCAAAGCCCATGAGATCAGCTACCAGCCTGACCCCACCCCAGGTCCTAGTGGTACAGATGCATGGGCAATGCAAGTCACACAGGAAGGCATCCCCACGGCTCTTGTTTCCATTCCTCTGCGCTATATGCACACCACTGTGGAAACGCTGTCACTGAAGGATCTGGAACGGGCAGGACGGTTATTGGCTCTTTTCATTGTCAATCTGAACGAGTCCTTTGCTCAAGAACTTGGCCTGAAAGCAGGATAG
- a CDS encoding M42 family metallopeptidase has product MVRETIKRHIAKHVSEMRVDALGNLIALKKGQPQSEIEPRKIMLAAHMDEIGVIVSHVDEKGFLRFAPVGGVNPLTLLGSRVVFADGTIGVIGRERPEKPDEFPKIEKMFIDVGAPDKERLNRKVGDMAAFMRPLVDMGQRLTAKAFDDRIGCAILAQTAQELKTTSHDVYFVFTVQEEVGLRGALTSAFGVEPDVAIAVDVTTTGDTPEAYPMAVSLGAGPAIKVKDRGMLAHPGVKNWMAETAERLGLPYQLEVLEAGTTDAMAIQTSRAGVAAGVLSIPTRYVHTPSEMVDYYDVQNAVKLLVGLLSGPVRI; this is encoded by the coding sequence ATGGTGCGCGAAACAATCAAGCGCCACATCGCTAAACATGTAAGCGAAATGCGCGTAGATGCATTGGGCAACCTGATCGCGCTGAAGAAGGGGCAACCGCAGAGCGAGATCGAACCGCGCAAGATTATGCTCGCTGCACATATGGACGAAATCGGGGTCATCGTCAGCCATGTCGATGAGAAGGGTTTTCTACGCTTTGCCCCTGTCGGCGGCGTGAATCCACTGACCCTGTTGGGCAGTCGAGTGGTTTTTGCCGACGGGACTATTGGTGTGATCGGCCGGGAACGCCCAGAGAAACCCGACGAATTCCCCAAAATTGAAAAGATGTTCATTGACGTTGGGGCTCCGGATAAGGAACGCCTGAACAGAAAAGTCGGCGATATGGCCGCCTTCATGCGCCCTCTCGTTGACATGGGGCAACGACTCACCGCAAAGGCTTTTGACGACCGGATTGGCTGTGCGATATTGGCGCAGACCGCGCAGGAACTCAAGACCACCTCTCACGATGTATATTTCGTCTTTACTGTGCAAGAAGAGGTAGGATTGCGCGGAGCGTTGACTTCGGCTTTTGGCGTAGAGCCGGATGTAGCCATTGCGGTAGATGTTACGACCACAGGGGATACTCCAGAAGCATACCCAATGGCTGTCTCGCTAGGTGCTGGCCCAGCTATCAAGGTCAAGGATCGGGGCATGCTTGCGCATCCTGGCGTCAAGAACTGGATGGCGGAGACTGCCGAGCGCCTGGGGCTGCCCTACCAGCTTGAGGTCCTGGAAGCGGGTACAACAGACGCTATGGCGATCCAGACCTCACGCGCAGGCGTGGCTGCTGGTGTGCTATCTATCCCTACCCGTTACGTGCACACTCCATCAGAAATGGTGGACTACTACGATGTGCAAAATGCAGTGAAACTGCTAGTTGGATTGCTGAGCGGGCCAGTGCGGATCTGA
- a CDS encoding transposase gives MHRYPKGRQQYNGRVERSHRTDDEEFYRPYLIHIRTPAQLLAAATRWVYFYNVLRPHAGHDMDGQPPLAVLQRLHYDIPNTIAFFPPILLDGISPDSFLACDPRVGNDLLAHYRLWVNC, from the coding sequence TTGCACCGCTACCCCAAGGGTCGCCAGCAGTACAATGGCCGGGTGGAACGCAGCCATCGCACCGACGACGAGGAGTTCTATCGCCCTTACCTCATCCACATCCGCACCCCTGCCCAACTCCTGGCCGCTGCCACTCGGTGGGTCTACTTCTACAACGTCCTCCGCCCTCACGCTGGCCATGACATGGATGGACAACCTCCACTGGCGGTCTTGCAGCGTTTGCACTATGATATCCCCAACACCATCGCCTTCTTCCCGCCCATCCTGCTGGATGGCATCAGCCCAGACTCCTTCCTCGCCTGCGACCCCAGAGTGGGTAACGATCTATTGGCCCATTACAGGTTGTGGGTCAATTGTTAA
- a CDS encoding glycosyltransferase translates to MGKRILFLTPQSPYPPQQGTAIRNYNLIRQAAKQHEVHLLSFAGASSTEVDLSPLRELCTGLDMVAAPQRSNWQRLLTVLASPKPDIAHRLYSALFTHKLETVLITTKPDVVQVEGLEMAQYGLWARQFAGQTPLLIYDAHNAEYLLQQRIFETDARHPRRWLGALYSFIQWQKLRYYEAMVCRQAQRVIACSSADAKALASLVPGLEAIILPNGVDTQHYRPDVVTPLPLGPQVLVFTGKMDFRPNVDAVLWFCSEVLPLIQESAPATQFYVVGKNPHPRLEPLRHMPGVTVTGFVEDVRSYIAAAAVYVVPLLTGGGTRLKVLEAMAMGKAIVSTTLGCEGIHAAPEQEIVLADKPHDFAARVLNLLQNEARRRELGYAARAFAEQHFDWRIVATSLEQAYAH, encoded by the coding sequence ATGGGTAAGCGAATCCTTTTCTTAACACCGCAGTCGCCTTACCCACCACAGCAAGGCACTGCAATCCGTAATTACAACCTAATTAGGCAAGCAGCTAAGCAACATGAAGTGCATCTGCTCTCGTTTGCAGGTGCTTCATCCACAGAGGTTGATCTCAGCCCGCTCCGGGAACTATGCACGGGACTGGATATGGTGGCAGCTCCGCAGCGCAGCAATTGGCAACGCTTGCTCACTGTCCTGGCTTCCCCTAAGCCAGATATCGCCCACCGTTTATATTCTGCTCTCTTCACCCACAAACTGGAGACAGTGCTCATAACGACCAAGCCCGATGTCGTGCAGGTAGAAGGTCTGGAAATGGCCCAATATGGCCTGTGGGCTCGTCAGTTTGCTGGACAGACCCCGCTGCTTATCTACGATGCTCATAACGCAGAATACCTGCTACAGCAGCGTATTTTCGAGACTGATGCACGCCATCCACGGCGCTGGTTAGGTGCGCTCTACTCTTTCATCCAATGGCAGAAGTTGCGCTATTACGAAGCAATGGTGTGTCGTCAGGCACAGCGGGTAATTGCCTGTTCTTCCGCTGACGCCAAGGCCTTGGCCAGTTTAGTGCCTGGTCTGGAAGCGATCATCCTCCCCAACGGTGTGGACACGCAGCACTATCGGCCCGATGTTGTGACCCCTTTGCCACTTGGCCCACAGGTTTTGGTTTTCACAGGCAAGATGGATTTCCGACCCAACGTGGATGCAGTTCTTTGGTTTTGCTCAGAAGTGCTGCCCCTTATTCAAGAGAGCGCTCCGGCTACCCAGTTCTACGTTGTAGGCAAGAACCCCCATCCACGCCTTGAGCCATTGAGACACATGCCAGGAGTAACTGTAACCGGCTTTGTCGAAGATGTACGTTCTTACATTGCGGCCGCAGCGGTTTACGTTGTGCCACTTCTCACCGGAGGTGGAACACGTCTCAAAGTTCTGGAAGCGATGGCTATGGGCAAAGCGATTGTCTCCACCACGCTCGGATGTGAAGGTATCCATGCCGCCCCGGAGCAAGAGATTGTGCTGGCGGATAAGCCACATGACTTTGCCGCACGGGTACTTAATTTGTTGCAGAACGAGGCACGACGCAGGGAACTAGGCTATGCAGCACGAGCCTTCGCCGAGCAACATTTCGATTGGCGTATTGTCGCTACTTCGTTAGAGCAAGCGTATGCGCACTAG
- the waaF gene encoding lipopolysaccharide heptosyltransferase II, which yields MRTSRQHLRLILLRAFAACTPFLQRQEKRIEDTGPRILLIRPDHIGDLLFATPALRVLRKAFPDAYLACMAGPWAKAVVEKNPHVDEVIVCTFPGFTRQPKGALFIPYQVAWKWATELRAKRFDIAIVLRFDHWWGALLAYLAGIPYRLGYAIAECEPFLTMAIPYESQRHEVQQNLALVEQAIHVYSREVPQDPLNLEVVVTEQDQEDITRYLAEHGVTTEEKIIAIHPGAGAAVKEWRSEAFAQVADAIIERWQAKVVLTGGRDDLDLAWSIYAQMLNEPIVAAGDTTLGQLAALYQRSRLVIGPDCGPLHLAVAVGTPTVHLYGPVDARKFGPWGQPEKHLVLTSSYACIPCNRLDYSAKELPDHPCVRAITPQTVLDAVQKLLTTA from the coding sequence ATGCGCACTAGCCGTCAGCATTTACGTCTGATTTTGTTGCGCGCTTTCGCCGCCTGTACCCCTTTCTTGCAGCGCCAGGAAAAAAGGATTGAAGACACTGGCCCGCGCATTTTGCTTATTCGCCCCGATCACATTGGTGACTTGCTCTTCGCCACGCCAGCGTTGCGCGTGCTGCGCAAAGCTTTTCCCGATGCGTATTTGGCATGCATGGCAGGGCCATGGGCCAAAGCAGTGGTGGAGAAAAACCCCCATGTGGATGAAGTCATCGTTTGCACTTTCCCGGGATTCACTCGCCAACCCAAAGGCGCACTATTCATCCCATATCAGGTGGCCTGGAAATGGGCTACCGAATTGAGAGCAAAGCGTTTCGACATAGCTATCGTGCTGCGCTTCGACCACTGGTGGGGAGCTTTGCTGGCATACCTGGCAGGCATCCCTTATCGCCTGGGTTATGCCATTGCCGAATGCGAACCTTTTCTGACCATGGCCATCCCTTATGAAAGCCAACGGCATGAAGTGCAGCAAAATTTAGCATTGGTTGAACAAGCCATCCATGTTTATAGCCGGGAGGTTCCCCAAGATCCACTGAACCTCGAAGTCGTCGTCACCGAACAGGATCAGGAGGATATCACCCGTTACTTAGCAGAGCATGGCGTGACCACCGAAGAAAAGATCATTGCTATTCATCCCGGTGCAGGTGCTGCGGTTAAGGAATGGAGGTCAGAAGCCTTTGCTCAAGTGGCGGATGCGATCATAGAACGTTGGCAGGCCAAAGTTGTGCTCACTGGTGGTCGCGATGACCTTGATTTAGCCTGGTCTATCTATGCACAAATGCTCAATGAGCCCATTGTCGCCGCCGGAGATACCACCCTTGGTCAGCTCGCTGCCTTATACCAGCGTTCCCGCTTGGTCATCGGACCAGACTGTGGGCCATTGCACTTGGCTGTGGCTGTGGGGACACCCACAGTACATCTCTACGGGCCGGTAGATGCGCGCAAATTTGGCCCTTGGGGTCAACCAGAGAAGCACTTAGTTCTCACTTCTAGTTATGCATGCATTCCTTGCAATCGCCTCGACTATTCTGCCAAGGAGCTGCCAGATCATCCTTGTGTGCGTGCAATCACGCCTCAAACAGTGCTGGATGCTGTGCAAAAATTACTAACCACGGCTTAA
- the cbiQ gene encoding cobalt ECF transporter T component CbiQ — MHLLDARVKLSLVLAFVLSVSLMPIGAWPAYVLLFALVLSASATSELGLTFTLKRSLLALPFLLAALPLLVTTKGSILVHVPLGSWFLSITVSGLERFLSIALKSWLAVQMAVLLTATTPLPDILVAMRALGVPRLLVAILGLMWRYLFVLADEALRMMRARDARSASMSGRSGSTIAWRARVTGGMVGSLFLRGYERSERIYHAMLARGYDGTIRSLSLKPLSSVERLTLGIGLGILTGLVLMAHFLR; from the coding sequence TTGCACCTGCTCGATGCGCGGGTGAAGCTAAGCCTTGTCCTGGCTTTTGTCCTGTCCGTTTCGCTCATGCCAATAGGTGCTTGGCCGGCGTACGTGCTCCTTTTTGCCCTCGTTTTATCCGCTTCAGCAACTTCCGAATTAGGTCTTACTTTTACTCTGAAACGCTCGCTTCTTGCACTGCCCTTTCTGTTGGCAGCGTTGCCCCTTTTGGTAACTACCAAGGGCTCCATACTTGTGCATGTGCCTCTGGGCAGTTGGTTCCTTTCCATCACGGTTTCTGGTCTGGAACGGTTTCTAAGCATTGCGCTCAAATCCTGGCTTGCAGTGCAGATGGCAGTGCTGCTCACTGCTACGACGCCTTTGCCCGATATACTGGTGGCCATGCGTGCTTTAGGTGTTCCCCGTTTGCTTGTGGCTATCCTTGGCTTGATGTGGCGTTATTTGTTTGTCCTGGCGGATGAGGCTCTGCGTATGATGCGTGCCCGCGATGCGCGCAGTGCTTCTATGTCGGGGAGGAGCGGCAGCACGATAGCATGGCGAGCGCGGGTTACTGGAGGGATGGTTGGCTCCTTGTTCTTGCGCGGCTATGAGCGCAGTGAGCGCATCTATCATGCCATGCTGGCGCGCGGATACGACGGTACCATCCGCTCTCTGTCACTGAAGCCACTTTCCTCCGTCGAACGCCTGACCTTAGGCATAGGGTTGGGAATCCTAACAGGGCTGGTATTAATGGCTCACTTTTTGAGGTAG
- a CDS encoding ABC transporter ATP-binding protein encodes MRTERKLLQNVIAPHRLEQGDKTLSSSARPVLEVRHLSFAYPDGHAVLHDVNLCLWQGERVAIVGPNGAGKSTLMLHFNGILKGKGTVRVDGMEVAEPNLKKVRALVGMVFQNPDDQLFSPTVFDDVAYGPIYMGLSKDEVQQRVTRALQQVHMEGYASRVSHHLSMGEKKRIALATVLAMNPSILVLDEPSADLDPRARRTLIRLLKELPQTLVISSHDLRLVKELCSRTIILDEGRIVADGPTLELLANEALLYAHGLEPV; translated from the coding sequence ATGCGTACAGAGCGCAAACTATTGCAGAACGTGATCGCCCCGCACCGTTTGGAACAGGGTGACAAAACCCTTTCTTCATCTGCCCGTCCCGTGCTTGAGGTCCGGCATCTTAGCTTTGCGTATCCCGATGGCCACGCTGTGTTGCACGATGTGAACTTGTGCCTATGGCAAGGGGAACGAGTCGCCATAGTGGGACCCAATGGGGCGGGCAAATCCACGTTGATGCTGCACTTTAACGGCATTCTGAAGGGCAAGGGCACCGTACGCGTGGATGGGATGGAGGTGGCTGAACCCAATCTCAAGAAAGTGCGCGCTCTTGTGGGGATGGTGTTTCAGAACCCAGATGACCAGTTGTTTTCGCCCACCGTCTTTGATGATGTGGCCTATGGACCAATCTACATGGGCTTGTCAAAAGATGAGGTCCAGCAACGCGTAACGCGGGCTCTGCAGCAAGTTCACATGGAAGGCTATGCTTCCCGTGTTTCGCATCACTTGAGCATGGGGGAGAAAAAGCGCATCGCGCTCGCTACCGTACTGGCTATGAACCCCAGTATCCTCGTTCTAGATGAACCATCCGCTGACTTGGACCCCCGTGCACGTCGCACGCTGATCAGGCTACTGAAAGAATTGCCCCAGACCCTTGTCATTAGCAGCCATGATCTGCGCCTGGTCAAGGAGCTTTGCTCACGTACCATTATCCTGGATGAAGGGCGCATTGTCGCTGATGGCCCGACGCTGGAACTCCTCGCGAACGAAGCGCTTCTCTATGCACATGGCCTCGAGCCGGTATAG
- a CDS encoding glycosyltransferase family 4 protein has translation MRIGIDARLVYYRQAGISQYTLRLLEEFAAIDQDDEFIVFQSRKDRVTLVNQPNFHKRSLWTPPHHRFEQLLLPLEIAMMDLDVLHSPDFIPPFRRNCKSVITVHDLNFLLYPHFLTPESARYYGQIDQAVRNCDHIIAVSESTKRDIVRLTGAPESKITVVYEAANPIYRPLRDKRLCQQVKDKFNIQNDYILFVSTIEPRKNVPTLLMAYKQLLDNYRVDVSLLLGGEKGWLFDEVFALVEKLGLQERARFLGRVSPEDLLGLYNAARLLVHPAFYEGFGLPPLEAMACGTPVVASNTSSLPEVVGDAALLVDPTDVDSMTVAMWRLLSDETLRQEMIEKGLKRARLFSWRKAALETLDIYRRLAQ, from the coding sequence ATGCGCATCGGTATAGACGCCAGGCTCGTCTACTACAGACAAGCCGGTATCAGCCAATACACGCTTCGCCTTTTGGAGGAATTTGCTGCTATTGATCAAGACGACGAGTTCATTGTCTTTCAGAGCCGCAAGGACCGCGTCACACTAGTAAACCAACCCAATTTTCACAAGCGTTCATTGTGGACACCTCCCCACCATCGTTTTGAGCAGTTATTGTTACCATTGGAAATCGCCATGATGGATTTGGATGTCCTACATAGCCCCGATTTCATTCCTCCGTTTCGCCGCAACTGCAAATCGGTCATCACGGTTCACGACCTCAATTTTCTGCTATATCCACATTTTCTGACCCCAGAAAGCGCTAGATACTATGGTCAAATTGACCAAGCGGTTCGTAACTGCGATCATATCATCGCCGTGTCGGAAAGCACAAAACGAGACATCGTCCGATTGACCGGTGCACCAGAAAGCAAGATAACAGTGGTGTACGAAGCAGCAAATCCTATCTACCGGCCACTGCGGGACAAAAGGCTATGTCAGCAGGTCAAAGACAAGTTCAACATACAGAATGATTACATTCTTTTCGTGAGCACGATTGAACCGCGTAAGAATGTGCCCACTTTGCTAATGGCCTACAAGCAGCTGTTGGACAATTACAGGGTGGACGTCAGTTTGCTGCTGGGCGGCGAAAAGGGCTGGCTTTTCGATGAGGTATTCGCTCTAGTGGAAAAACTGGGTCTCCAGGAACGCGCTCGTTTCCTGGGACGTGTCTCGCCAGAGGATTTGCTGGGCCTTTACAATGCAGCCAGGCTGCTTGTTCACCCAGCCTTCTACGAAGGTTTTGGATTGCCTCCGCTAGAGGCCATGGCCTGTGGAACGCCAGTAGTGGCATCCAACACCTCCTCATTGCCTGAGGTGGTTGGAGATGCGGCGCTTTTGGTGGATCCTACCGATGTAGATAGCATGACAGTAGCCATGTGGCGCTTGTTATCCGATGAAACTTTGCGCCAGGAAATGATAGAAAAGGGCTTGAAGCGTGCTCGCCTTTTCTCTTGGAGGAAAGCAGCACTGGAAACCCTGGATATTTATCGCCGTCTGGCACAATAA
- a CDS encoding M42 family metallopeptidase, which produces MLLKELTEAFGVSGNEGAVRQVILDAIRERVDEYRIDALGNLIALKKGSGKNGRKVMLAAHMDEVGLMIMHIEKEGSLYFRPVGGIDDRVLLAKKVLIGENKVPGVIGAKPVHLLEPKAREQVVKVREMSIDIGASSKEEAERLVKVGDYAVFDIPFCELGGALRTVKGKAFDDRAGCAVLIELLQDRYPFDFYAAFTVQEEVGLRGARVAAYSIAPDIAFALEGTICDDLPKKRDISPTTTLGAGPAITIMDRSVIADRRLVELLIDTAEKNGIPYQFKQPALGGTDAGAIHLSREGVPAAVVAVPSRYIHSPASILSLTDLDNTIQLMRQTLARVNELNLSR; this is translated from the coding sequence TTGTTGTTAAAAGAATTAACCGAAGCGTTTGGAGTATCAGGCAACGAAGGCGCAGTACGCCAGGTGATCCTGGATGCAATTCGAGAGCGAGTGGACGAGTACCGTATTGATGCCTTGGGAAATCTGATTGCGTTGAAAAAGGGCAGTGGCAAGAACGGGCGCAAAGTCATGCTCGCGGCACATATGGATGAAGTAGGACTTATGATTATGCACATCGAGAAAGAAGGCTCACTGTACTTTCGGCCAGTTGGAGGCATTGATGACCGCGTTCTGCTAGCTAAGAAAGTACTCATTGGTGAGAACAAAGTGCCAGGTGTGATCGGAGCCAAACCTGTGCACCTTCTGGAGCCTAAAGCTCGTGAGCAAGTGGTCAAGGTCAGGGAGATGAGCATTGACATTGGCGCTTCCAGCAAAGAAGAAGCCGAACGCCTAGTGAAAGTGGGGGATTATGCGGTTTTCGACATCCCCTTCTGTGAACTCGGTGGAGCATTGCGCACGGTCAAAGGAAAAGCCTTCGACGACCGTGCTGGATGCGCTGTCCTCATCGAGTTACTGCAAGACCGCTACCCCTTTGACTTCTACGCCGCTTTTACGGTGCAGGAAGAAGTGGGGCTGCGCGGAGCACGGGTGGCTGCCTACTCCATTGCACCGGATATCGCCTTCGCCCTGGAGGGAACCATCTGCGATGACCTACCCAAGAAACGGGACATCAGTCCCACGACAACTTTAGGTGCAGGGCCAGCCATTACCATCATGGATCGTTCGGTCATCGCCGACCGCCGCCTGGTGGAGCTGCTGATAGATACTGCTGAAAAGAATGGCATCCCTTACCAGTTCAAACAGCCAGCGCTTGGCGGCACAGATGCGGGAGCCATCCATCTATCGCGGGAAGGGGTTCCTGCAGCGGTGGTGGCAGTACCCTCGCGCTATATCCATTCGCCAGCCAGTATCTTGAGCCTTACCGATCTGGACAACACCATACAATTGATGCGACAGACTCTAGCCAGAGTGAACGAGTTGAACCTGTCCCGCTAA
- a CDS encoding helix-turn-helix domain-containing protein: protein MRHKPRARRRLVQTYQETGSIRKTASLWHTSRQVIRKWVRRAQEGNPAAFQDRSRRPHRSPRQTDPATETLVVQDWKVTGYGRLRLAWYLQREYSLEISPTPSATSCAATASPNPTSAAANPSIQPTGLGRYKSPSPSSRRTSKRSETRRPWALASEFTSAIIASRATSGPPVRAVPASASWLTATRRPSPMVSPS from the coding sequence ATACGCCATAAACCCAGAGCAAGAAGACGCCTAGTCCAGACCTACCAAGAGACGGGAAGCATCCGCAAGACTGCCTCCCTTTGGCACACTTCTCGCCAGGTGATCCGCAAATGGGTCCGCCGGGCCCAAGAAGGCAATCCCGCAGCCTTCCAGGACCGCTCCCGCCGGCCCCATCGCTCCCCACGCCAGACCGACCCAGCCACCGAAACGCTGGTCGTCCAGGACTGGAAGGTGACTGGGTATGGCCGCCTCCGCCTGGCCTGGTACCTCCAGAGAGAGTACAGCCTGGAGATCTCCCCCACCCCATCCGCCACATCCTGCGCCGCCACGGCCTCACCAAACCCCACCAGCGCCGCCGCAAACCCCTCTATCCAGCCCACTGGGCTTGGGAGGTATAAGTCCCCTTCTCCCTCCTCCAGACGGACGTCAAAGAGATCCGAGACAAGGCGGCCCTGGGCACTCGCCTCTGAGTTCACCTCCGCAATCATCGCCTCCCGTGCTACCAGTGGACCGCCTGTGAGAGCCGTTCCCGCCTCCGCTTCCTGGCTTACAGCCACAAGAAGACCCTCACCAATGGTCTCACCTTCCTGA
- a CDS encoding M42 family metallopeptidase — protein MDSTEKLFQTLTEAAGVPGYEGEVRAVIRRYLEPMARIEQDKLGSIIGVKRGSTDKPRVMLASHMDEVGFMVSLITDDGFIRFVPLGGWWNQVMLAQRVVIKTSAGDVVGLLGAKPPHLLEEEEAKKPVEKKDMYIDIGATCAEEVKACGVRLGDPIIPICPFTVLAPGKTYMAKAWDDRLGCALFIQALERLTSQAHPNTIYAVGTVQEEVGLRGAKTSVYNVNPDVAIILEVDIAGDVPGIKPEESAIKLGKGPTLLLYDARMIPNLRLRDLVIATAEENNIPLQFSAMRGGATDGGMIHLHNEGVPTVVLGVPTRHIHSHAGILHRQDYDHALDLLVKLIMRLDEPTVRNLTA, from the coding sequence ATGGATTCCACAGAAAAACTCTTCCAGACTCTGACCGAGGCAGCAGGCGTGCCAGGATACGAAGGCGAAGTGCGTGCTGTCATTCGTCGCTATCTGGAACCTATGGCCAGGATTGAACAGGATAAACTAGGCAGTATTATTGGCGTAAAGCGTGGCAGCACAGACAAACCTCGGGTGATGCTCGCCAGCCATATGGATGAAGTCGGCTTTATGGTCAGCCTTATCACTGATGACGGCTTTATCCGCTTCGTACCGCTGGGCGGTTGGTGGAACCAGGTCATGTTGGCCCAACGCGTGGTGATCAAGACCTCTGCTGGCGATGTAGTTGGGCTGCTGGGTGCCAAACCTCCCCATCTTCTGGAAGAAGAGGAAGCCAAAAAACCGGTTGAAAAGAAAGATATGTACATAGACATTGGAGCCACCTGCGCGGAGGAGGTCAAGGCCTGTGGAGTACGCCTAGGCGACCCGATTATCCCTATCTGCCCCTTTACCGTACTGGCTCCAGGAAAAACCTACATGGCCAAGGCCTGGGATGACCGACTGGGTTGCGCTCTTTTCATCCAAGCCCTCGAGCGATTGACCAGCCAGGCTCACCCCAACACGATTTATGCCGTGGGCACAGTACAAGAAGAAGTGGGACTGCGCGGGGCCAAAACCAGCGTCTACAATGTCAATCCAGATGTCGCGATCATCCTAGAAGTGGACATCGCGGGAGATGTGCCCGGCATCAAACCCGAGGAATCAGCAATCAAGCTCGGCAAAGGGCCTACTCTGCTGCTGTACGATGCGCGCATGATTCCGAACCTTCGCTTGCGCGACCTGGTGATTGCCACGGCTGAGGAAAACAATATCCCCTTGCAGTTTTCCGCCATGCGCGGTGGCGCAACAGATGGCGGGATGATTCATTTGCATAACGAGGGCGTTCCTACTGTGGTCCTTGGCGTTCCAACGCGGCATATCCACAGCCATGCTGGCATACTGCACCGTCAAGACTATGACCATGCCCTTGACCTTCTGGTAAAACTCATCATGCGCCTGGATGAGCCCACAGTAAGGAATTTGACGGCATAG